In Paenibacillus sonchi, a single genomic region encodes these proteins:
- the gcvH gene encoding glycine cleavage system protein GcvH — translation MSEVLDNLLYSEEHEWAQQGEGRVVRIGITDHAQHLLGDIVFVEFPEVGAAISAGDSVGSIESVKTVSELYSPVSGTVTKINDTLEASPELINDQPYSGGWIFELEISGEFAEAASGLLDAAAYRELIGE, via the coding sequence ATGAGTGAAGTGCTAGACAACCTGCTGTACAGCGAAGAGCACGAATGGGCGCAGCAGGGTGAAGGGCGCGTAGTGCGTATCGGGATAACGGATCATGCCCAGCATCTGCTTGGCGATATCGTATTTGTGGAATTTCCTGAGGTTGGGGCGGCTATCTCTGCGGGCGACAGCGTGGGCAGCATTGAATCCGTCAAGACGGTGTCGGAGCTTTACTCCCCGGTATCGGGAACTGTGACCAAAATCAATGACACACTGGAAGCCAGCCCGGAATTGATTAACGATCAGCCGTACAGCGGCGGATGGATTTTTGAGCTGGAAATCAGCGGGGAGTTTGCGGAAGCGGCGTCCGGGCTGCTTGATGCGGCAGCTTACCGCGAATTAATCGGGGAATAA
- a CDS encoding nitrite/sulfite reductase, which produces MAYEPLWSAAPEKLNKFEFVKLQKDGLDVIRTIIEKYALEGYSSIPADDLDLFKWAGVYQQKPREGHFMMRVRINTGIMTSDQARTLAEIARRYGRNLIDVTTRQAIQFHWLTVEHLPDIFKRLEAAGLYSFEACGDCPRTIVGNPLAGIDKDELFDTTGIVEQLNDFFMLNRDFSNLPRKFKISVSANKFNNAQAEINDLAFTPAVKVIDGALTQGFHLMVGGGLSAKPHLAQKLDVFVKPEEALKVAAGVVTLFRDYGYREKRHHARLKFLVADWGAEKFKAKLIEAVGELPSRGEDQTVGWQAAYFDGVHPQVQEGLSYVGLNVPVGRLNSDELEELAGLADQYGEGKLRTTMTQNMIISGVPDDKLEALLDAPVLQRLSPTAKNFISRTVACTGNEFCNLALVETKQRAVSVAAYLDEHIHLDEKLRIHFVGCPNACGQKQVADIGLQGTLIKTPEGMTDAFDIAIGGTLGCGDRGPAAEFTRPLKGRVKGDRVGPVLEQLISFYTEQRQEQENFYAFTNRVGIPAFQEQLTAILETE; this is translated from the coding sequence ATGGCTTACGAACCGTTATGGAGTGCTGCTCCCGAGAAACTTAACAAGTTCGAATTCGTCAAACTGCAGAAGGACGGGCTGGATGTGATCCGCACCATTATTGAAAAATATGCCTTGGAGGGCTACAGCTCCATTCCGGCCGATGACCTGGATCTGTTCAAATGGGCCGGTGTATACCAGCAAAAGCCGCGTGAAGGACATTTCATGATGCGTGTGCGTATTAATACAGGCATTATGACCTCAGACCAGGCCAGAACATTGGCGGAAATCGCCAGACGGTACGGCCGGAATCTAATTGATGTAACTACACGGCAGGCTATCCAGTTCCATTGGCTGACGGTTGAGCATCTGCCGGATATTTTCAAGCGGCTTGAAGCCGCAGGTCTCTATTCCTTCGAAGCGTGCGGCGACTGTCCACGGACCATTGTCGGCAACCCGCTGGCAGGGATTGATAAGGATGAACTGTTTGATACCACGGGTATTGTCGAGCAGTTGAATGATTTTTTCATGCTGAACCGTGATTTCTCCAACCTGCCGCGCAAATTCAAAATTTCTGTATCAGCCAACAAGTTCAATAATGCGCAGGCGGAAATTAACGATTTGGCTTTTACACCTGCGGTAAAAGTCATTGATGGCGCTCTAACCCAAGGGTTCCATCTGATGGTGGGCGGCGGACTCTCGGCCAAACCGCATCTGGCGCAAAAGCTGGATGTCTTCGTGAAGCCGGAAGAAGCGCTTAAGGTAGCTGCCGGGGTGGTTACCCTGTTCCGTGATTACGGCTACCGGGAGAAACGCCACCATGCCCGTCTGAAATTCCTCGTCGCCGACTGGGGTGCCGAGAAATTCAAAGCGAAGCTGATTGAAGCCGTAGGCGAGCTCCCATCCCGCGGAGAAGATCAGACGGTTGGGTGGCAGGCCGCTTATTTTGACGGTGTGCATCCCCAGGTCCAGGAAGGTCTCAGCTACGTAGGCCTGAACGTTCCAGTCGGCCGCTTGAACAGCGATGAGCTGGAGGAGTTGGCCGGGCTGGCCGATCAGTACGGCGAAGGTAAACTCCGCACCACCATGACCCAGAACATGATTATCAGCGGGGTACCGGATGATAAGCTTGAAGCTCTACTGGATGCCCCGGTGCTGCAGCGGCTGTCGCCAACCGCCAAAAACTTTATCAGCCGCACCGTCGCCTGCACCGGCAATGAATTCTGCAACCTGGCTCTCGTGGAGACCAAGCAGCGTGCGGTCAGTGTTGCTGCATATCTGGATGAGCATATCCATCTGGATGAGAAGCTGCGCATTCATTTCGTTGGCTGTCCCAACGCCTGCGGGCAAAAGCAGGTTGCCGATATCGGTCTGCAAGGTACGCTGATCAAAACACCGGAAGGCATGACCGATGCATTCGATATCGCAATAGGCGGGACGCTTGGCTGCGGAGACCGCGGTCCTGCGGCCGAATTCACCCGTCCGCTGAAGGGCCGGGTAAAAGGAGACCGGGTAGGCCCGGTTCTGGAGCAGCTCATCTCCTTCTACACTGAGCAGCGGCAGGAGCAGGAGAATTTCTATGCGTTCACAAACCGGGTAGGTATACCGGCATTTCAAGAACAGCTTACTGCCATTCTAGAGACTGAGTGA
- a CDS encoding DUF3977 family protein, translated as MKYIEFGIGNRWMLRTETEWSDGTETEEKGIVPPLKFHSLYIRVWIRQTVWIIDSREGFKRSRKTRNAFKIIIGISSY; from the coding sequence TTGAAATATATCGAGTTCGGTATAGGCAACCGATGGATGCTGCGGACAGAAACCGAATGGAGTGATGGCACAGAGACTGAAGAAAAGGGAATTGTGCCTCCTCTCAAATTCCATTCCTTGTATATAAGAGTATGGATAAGACAAACCGTATGGATTATCGATAGTAGAGAAGGCTTCAAGCGTTCCAGAAAAACACGCAATGCCTTCAAAATTATCATTGGGATCAGCAGTTATTAA
- a CDS encoding S1C family serine protease, producing the protein MYKKRHGMLLCGVLLFGAGGGTPSAFAAAFPDSSPAAGEVKSFVDGDFGQVAAPAAISKKNTAVTADAVPQIIKAVSPSVVGIIGKYTGDPGSGPDDRYNLTHGSGIIVKADGWIITNAHVIKGLKNAVVVTSDAKSYNITASYLDEVSDLALVRINAKSLKPARFANATDKIQVGEKVIAIGTPISFSLRNSATVGVVSGLNRAVDAAYRLIQSDTAINPGNSGGPLVSMKGEVLGVNSLKYAAVGVENMGFSIPADTVRYIMNQLFQYGEVKRPSLGLELEESWSAIVGLPAQDPLTVTKVVSAEAEKAGIAAGDVLYAIDGHRVASLVDINEWFKGYKPGAAVKLLMQHDGDIVTRKLVLGQGDPLIGGGEAEGDGDAEAHTEE; encoded by the coding sequence ATGTATAAAAAGCGCCATGGCATGCTCCTGTGCGGGGTGCTGCTATTCGGGGCGGGAGGCGGTACACCTTCAGCGTTTGCAGCGGCATTCCCGGACAGCAGTCCGGCTGCGGGTGAAGTTAAGAGCTTCGTTGACGGGGATTTTGGACAAGTGGCCGCTCCGGCAGCCATCAGCAAAAAGAATACAGCGGTCACAGCCGATGCTGTGCCGCAGATCATTAAGGCGGTGTCCCCCTCGGTGGTGGGCATCATCGGCAAATATACGGGTGACCCCGGCAGTGGACCGGATGACCGGTACAATTTGACCCATGGCTCCGGCATTATAGTCAAAGCGGACGGCTGGATTATAACCAATGCCCATGTCATCAAAGGGCTGAAGAATGCGGTCGTGGTAACATCAGACGCTAAAAGCTACAACATCACCGCCTCCTATCTGGATGAGGTCAGTGATCTGGCTTTGGTCAGAATCAATGCCAAATCCCTGAAGCCTGCCAGGTTTGCTAATGCAACGGATAAGATTCAAGTGGGGGAAAAGGTGATTGCGATTGGGACACCTATCTCTTTCTCCTTGCGGAACTCGGCTACAGTAGGCGTGGTGAGCGGACTGAACCGTGCGGTGGATGCCGCCTACAGGCTGATCCAGAGCGATACAGCGATTAATCCCGGCAACAGCGGCGGTCCGCTGGTCAGCATGAAGGGGGAGGTCCTGGGGGTGAACAGCCTGAAATACGCTGCGGTTGGCGTGGAAAATATGGGCTTCTCCATTCCGGCGGATACGGTTCGGTACATCATGAATCAGCTGTTCCAATACGGAGAGGTGAAACGCCCCAGTCTGGGCCTGGAGCTGGAGGAGAGCTGGTCTGCGATTGTCGGGCTGCCTGCGCAGGACCCGCTGACCGTAACGAAGGTCGTGTCTGCGGAAGCGGAAAAGGCGGGGATTGCCGCAGGCGACGTGCTGTATGCGATTGACGGTCACCGGGTTGCTTCGTTGGTGGATATCAACGAATGGTTCAAAGGCTACAAGCCGGGTGCGGCAGTGAAGCTGCTGATGCAGCATGACGGGGATATTGTGACCCGCAAGCTGGTGCTCGGTCAAGGTGACCCGCTGATCGGCGGAGGGGAGGCGGAGGGAGATGGAGATGCTGAGGCACATACAGAGGAATAA
- a CDS encoding stalk domain-containing protein, whose product MCTLLAVLLLLAWLPIREVQAAEQKLLQLSLKAGSTAATVNGEKAVIQKPIEDNGVVLVPLGVFKKAFGSTVSLEGDDVVKVMYGPHTGAMTIGSTTAWKDGVKVTLPVPPRIVDGTLLVPLRFVAGVLGARISPASGGGLLVTLTSSASEEDAPETGGIDSDVGKTRIGNSYYRWSLNYPPGLVVGDSGGNESVATFTSAENKYYLEVHASPLEKAADPEELLDRLVREAQEGGETVLDRGAFPDAAVPYARIVSKDTSGALWEGRQYYNGGRLFEIYLTDDTAANYKDLNKYASLLNSFQPSFNAEDRSIRDLSTVKNGLREGYNDDYGLSLQVPADWSMDDQHLNYESTKGSYLRVKVTSAPSGSTLESWSKDLDSQIKDTYVADAYAIQDAVKAEVSGEPALVKETRLNPGSGWSTKYQILLQKSGYRYYVEYLAAAGQDEDKARFKTILGSIDIDFDRIKENFGRLETEDYPALRSQAVTKSSKTYGYSIDIPRLWIPYQDVFETQTVEYRFTGGRFLINASPEGSVDYAVGLLQSYYKNSKNDPKGPQLIKEEETTFAGVPATLLTVRQTKGGIPVQTQQVVFGNNDLVYTLTVSLNDANATSVQQADLDKTLKSFRLAGGE is encoded by the coding sequence TTGTGCACATTACTGGCAGTGCTGCTGTTGCTGGCATGGCTGCCCATCCGGGAAGTACAGGCAGCGGAGCAGAAGCTGCTGCAGCTGAGCCTCAAAGCCGGGAGCACAGCTGCAACCGTTAACGGTGAGAAGGCTGTGATTCAAAAGCCCATAGAGGATAACGGAGTGGTGCTCGTCCCGCTGGGAGTATTCAAAAAAGCCTTCGGCAGCACAGTCTCCCTTGAAGGGGACGATGTGGTGAAAGTGATGTACGGACCCCATACCGGGGCGATGACCATTGGCAGCACAACCGCCTGGAAGGATGGAGTCAAGGTCACACTGCCTGTTCCGCCGCGTATCGTAGATGGAACACTGCTGGTGCCGCTGCGTTTTGTGGCCGGAGTGCTGGGAGCGCGCATATCTCCCGCCAGCGGCGGAGGGCTACTTGTGACACTTACTTCATCAGCGAGTGAAGAAGACGCGCCGGAAACCGGCGGCATTGACAGCGATGTCGGCAAAACCCGGATAGGCAACAGTTACTATCGCTGGAGCCTGAATTATCCGCCGGGTCTTGTGGTCGGTGACAGTGGCGGCAATGAAAGTGTAGCCACCTTTACGAGTGCGGAGAATAAGTATTACCTGGAGGTTCATGCCTCACCGCTCGAAAAAGCTGCAGATCCGGAAGAACTGCTGGACAGGCTGGTCCGTGAGGCGCAAGAAGGCGGGGAGACTGTGCTGGACCGGGGGGCTTTTCCGGATGCGGCAGTGCCCTACGCGCGTATTGTCAGTAAGGACACCAGCGGTGCTTTATGGGAAGGAAGGCAGTATTATAACGGCGGAAGATTGTTTGAAATCTATCTGACCGATGATACGGCAGCCAATTACAAGGATCTGAACAAATATGCTTCACTGCTGAACTCATTCCAACCTTCATTCAACGCCGAAGATAGAAGCATCCGCGATCTTTCAACGGTCAAAAACGGATTGCGCGAAGGCTACAACGACGATTATGGCTTATCGCTACAGGTGCCTGCGGATTGGAGTATGGATGACCAGCACCTCAACTACGAGAGCACAAAAGGAAGCTATCTGCGGGTAAAGGTCACTTCCGCCCCGTCAGGGTCTACACTGGAGAGCTGGAGCAAAGATCTGGATTCGCAGATAAAAGACACCTATGTGGCCGACGCCTATGCCATACAGGACGCTGTGAAGGCGGAAGTTTCCGGTGAACCGGCGCTCGTGAAAGAAACGAGGTTGAATCCAGGCAGCGGCTGGAGCACCAAATACCAGATCCTGCTGCAAAAGTCCGGGTACCGCTATTACGTGGAATATCTGGCTGCGGCGGGGCAGGACGAGGACAAGGCGAGGTTCAAGACAATCTTAGGCTCCATAGATATTGATTTTGACCGGATCAAAGAGAATTTCGGCAGACTGGAGACGGAGGATTACCCGGCGCTCCGCAGCCAGGCTGTAACCAAAAGCTCCAAAACCTACGGCTACAGCATCGATATTCCACGGCTGTGGATACCGTATCAGGATGTTTTTGAGACCCAGACCGTGGAGTACCGCTTCACCGGCGGGCGTTTCCTGATCAATGCAAGCCCGGAGGGTTCAGTGGACTATGCCGTAGGTTTGCTGCAGAGCTATTACAAGAACAGCAAAAACGACCCTAAAGGCCCGCAGCTCATCAAGGAAGAGGAAACCACCTTTGCCGGAGTTCCCGCTACCCTGCTGACTGTCCGCCAGACTAAAGGCGGCATCCCTGTGCAAACGCAGCAAGTGGTTTTTGGCAACAATGATCTGGTCTATACCCTCACCGTATCCCTGAACGACGCCAACGCGACTTCCGTACAGCAGGCCGATCTGGATAAGACGCTGAAGTCGTTCCGGCTTGCGGGAGGCGAGTAG
- the gcvT gene encoding glycine cleavage system aminomethyltransferase GcvT: MEALKRTPFYDLYSAYAESRCIDFGGWELPVQFTGIVKEHEAVRQQAGLFDVSHMGEFMVSGSGSEAFLQLMTTNDVSRLQDGGAQYTLMLYPTGGVVDDLLVYRLGEERYMLVVNASNIDKDFQWLQEHLTAEFSGVTLTNVSDETLLLALQGPLAETILAEVTSAPIAELAPFHFIERAVVCGVEVLLSRTGYTGEDGFELYAPLDTAAVLWNGLLAAGAPHGLTPAGLGARDTLRFEAKLPLYGQELSADITPLEAGVQFFVKLDKAGFIGRDALLKQKESGLPRRLVGLEMIDRGIPRSHYPVYADGVKIGEVTTGTQSPTLKRNLGLALLDAAYTETGTEVYVEIRGKQLKAAVVKTPFYKKSQGVKPQ; encoded by the coding sequence ATGGAAGCTTTGAAAAGAACGCCTTTTTACGATCTCTACTCCGCCTACGCGGAGTCCAGATGTATTGATTTCGGCGGCTGGGAGCTGCCGGTGCAGTTCACGGGAATCGTGAAGGAGCATGAGGCCGTCCGCCAGCAGGCCGGACTGTTCGATGTATCGCATATGGGTGAATTCATGGTCAGCGGCAGCGGCTCTGAAGCCTTCCTGCAGCTGATGACCACCAACGATGTCAGCCGTCTTCAGGATGGCGGTGCGCAGTATACGCTGATGCTCTACCCAACCGGCGGAGTCGTCGATGATCTCCTGGTCTACCGCCTCGGCGAAGAGCGATACATGCTGGTCGTCAACGCCTCCAATATCGATAAGGATTTCCAGTGGCTGCAGGAGCATCTTACCGCTGAATTCAGCGGAGTGACGCTGACAAATGTCTCGGATGAGACGCTGCTGCTCGCGCTGCAGGGCCCTCTGGCCGAGACGATCCTGGCCGAAGTGACCTCAGCTCCCATCGCAGAGCTTGCCCCCTTCCATTTCATTGAGCGCGCCGTAGTCTGCGGCGTAGAGGTCCTGCTCTCCCGCACCGGATATACCGGGGAGGACGGATTCGAGCTGTACGCCCCGCTGGACACAGCGGCTGTGCTGTGGAACGGCCTGCTTGCCGCAGGCGCCCCGCACGGCCTGACTCCCGCCGGGCTTGGCGCACGCGATACGCTGCGTTTTGAAGCAAAGCTGCCGCTGTACGGCCAGGAGCTGTCGGCGGATATTACACCGCTGGAAGCCGGAGTCCAGTTCTTCGTGAAGTTGGACAAAGCCGGTTTCATCGGCAGAGACGCGCTGCTGAAGCAGAAGGAATCCGGACTGCCCCGCCGCCTCGTAGGCCTCGAAATGATCGACCGCGGCATTCCGCGCTCCCATTATCCGGTCTATGCGGATGGTGTCAAGATCGGGGAGGTTACCACAGGCACACAGTCCCCGACACTGAAACGCAATCTGGGCCTTGCCCTGTTGGATGCCGCCTATACAGAAACCGGAACAGAGGTTTATGTGGAGATCCGCGGCAAGCAGCTTAAGGCGGCCGTGGTCAAAACGCCATTTTATAAAAAGAGCCAAGGAGTGAAGCCGCAATGA
- the uvrB gene encoding excinuclease ABC subunit UvrB, which yields MSDIVVSTQTFQLESEYTPQGDQPHAIQELVDGIRQGKKHQTLLGATGTGKTFTIAQMISKLNRPTLVIAHNKTLAAQLASEFKEFFPSNSVDYFVSYYDYYQPEAYIPSSDTYIEKDSSINEEIDKLRHSATSSLFERRDVIIVASVSCIYGLGSPKEYGSLLLSLRVGMEKPRNQILSRLVDIQYQRNDINFVRGTFRVRGDVVEIFPASQGEHAIRVELFGDEIERITEIDVLTGELIGERDHVAIFPASHFVTQEETMRVALVNIERELEERLAVLRDAGKLLEAQRLEQRTRYDIEMMKEVGFCSGIENYSGPLTFREPGATPYTLLDYFPDDMLIVIDESHVTLPQIRAMYNGDRARKTVLVEHGFRLPSALDNRPLQFEEFEDKVNQIVYVSATPGPYELEHCDTMVEQIIRPTGLLDPIIEVRPTEGQIDDLISEIRERVERDERVLVTTLTKKMSEDLTDYFKEIGIKVRYMHSDIKTLERMAILRDLRLGTFHVLVGINLLREGLDLPEVSLVAILDADKEGFLRSERSLIQTIGRAARNSSGRVIMYGDHITESMEKAMTETQRRRETQIAYNEKHGITPTTINKKVRDIIEATKVAESKAEYLTGVGGKMSKKDRQSLMQRLEAEMKDAAKNLQFERAAELRDALLELRAE from the coding sequence ATGAGTGATATTGTCGTCAGTACGCAGACTTTTCAATTGGAGTCTGAGTATACACCCCAGGGCGATCAGCCTCATGCCATACAAGAATTAGTAGACGGCATCCGGCAGGGCAAGAAGCACCAGACGCTGCTGGGAGCGACCGGTACAGGGAAGACCTTTACCATCGCACAAATGATTTCCAAGCTGAACCGGCCTACGCTGGTTATTGCACACAACAAGACGCTGGCTGCCCAGCTGGCGAGTGAGTTCAAGGAGTTTTTTCCAAGCAATTCGGTAGACTACTTCGTCAGTTACTATGATTACTACCAGCCAGAGGCGTACATTCCCTCCTCCGACACCTACATCGAGAAAGATTCCAGCATCAATGAAGAAATAGATAAGCTGCGTCACTCCGCGACCAGTTCCTTGTTCGAACGGCGTGACGTTATTATTGTCGCCAGCGTCTCCTGCATTTACGGCCTCGGCTCGCCGAAGGAATATGGAAGCCTGCTGCTGTCGCTGCGGGTGGGGATGGAGAAGCCTCGGAACCAGATACTGAGCCGGCTCGTGGATATCCAGTATCAGCGCAACGACATTAACTTTGTGCGGGGCACATTTCGTGTGCGCGGTGATGTGGTAGAGATTTTCCCGGCCTCGCAGGGCGAGCATGCTATCCGTGTAGAGCTGTTCGGTGATGAGATCGAGCGCATTACCGAAATTGACGTGTTGACCGGAGAGTTGATCGGGGAACGCGACCATGTGGCGATTTTCCCGGCCTCCCACTTTGTTACCCAAGAGGAAACGATGCGCGTGGCTCTTGTCAATATTGAGCGGGAACTGGAAGAACGGCTGGCCGTACTCCGGGACGCCGGCAAGCTGCTGGAGGCCCAGCGGCTGGAGCAGCGCACCCGTTACGACATCGAGATGATGAAGGAAGTCGGCTTTTGTTCAGGTATCGAGAACTATTCCGGACCGCTTACCTTCCGTGAGCCTGGAGCAACACCATATACACTGCTGGATTATTTCCCAGATGACATGCTGATTGTAATCGACGAATCCCATGTGACCTTGCCGCAGATCCGGGCGATGTACAACGGCGACCGGGCACGCAAGACTGTTCTCGTTGAGCATGGCTTCCGCCTGCCGTCCGCGCTCGACAACCGGCCGCTGCAGTTTGAGGAATTCGAAGACAAGGTGAATCAGATCGTATATGTGTCAGCCACACCCGGCCCATATGAATTGGAGCACTGCGATACTATGGTTGAGCAGATCATCCGTCCTACCGGTCTTTTGGACCCGATTATCGAGGTGCGCCCGACTGAGGGGCAGATTGATGATCTGATCAGCGAAATCCGTGAACGGGTGGAGCGTGACGAGCGTGTGCTGGTTACAACTCTGACGAAGAAAATGTCCGAGGACCTGACCGATTATTTCAAGGAAATCGGCATCAAGGTGCGCTACATGCATTCCGACATCAAGACGCTGGAGCGCATGGCGATTCTGCGCGATCTCCGGCTGGGCACCTTCCATGTTCTTGTGGGGATCAACCTCTTGCGGGAAGGGCTTGATTTGCCCGAGGTATCCCTGGTTGCGATTCTCGATGCCGACAAGGAGGGCTTCCTCCGCTCGGAGCGTTCGCTGATTCAGACCATCGGCCGTGCGGCCCGCAACTCCAGCGGCCGGGTAATTATGTATGGTGACCATATCACGGAATCCATGGAAAAGGCTATGACCGAAACCCAGCGCCGCCGGGAAACGCAGATTGCCTACAACGAGAAGCATGGCATCACCCCAACAACGATCAACAAGAAAGTGCGCGATATCATCGAGGCGACGAAGGTCGCCGAGTCCAAAGCAGAGTATCTCACCGGCGTGGGAGGCAAGATGAGCAAGAAGGACCGCCAAAGCCTGATGCAGCGTCTGGAGGCTGAGATGAAGGATGCTGCCAAGAACCTGCAATTCGAGCGCGCCGCCGAGCTGCGCGATGCACTTCTGGAGCTGCGGGCCGAGTAA
- the gcvPA gene encoding aminomethyl-transferring glycine dehydrogenase subunit GcvPA, whose amino-acid sequence MKHRYLPMTEQDRKEMMEAVGIQSVEELFADIPQSVRYQGTMPMSEALDEYTLLRHMKELSDKNASFDTHASFLGAGLYDHHIPVVINHVISRSEFYTAYTPYQPEISQGELQAVFEFQSYICELTGMKVANASMYDGATAFSEAAVLAAGATKRKKLVVSRTVHPEARQVLRTSAGAWGLDVVEIDYKDGVTDGAKLAAAIDGDTAAVLVQSPNFFGAIEDLGAIEPLIHAVKGLLVVSANPLALGILESPGKLGADIVVGDAQPLGIPASLGGPTCGFFAVAEPLMRRMPGRIVGQTVDRNGKRGFVLTLQAREQHIRREKATSNICSNQALLALCASVYLSVMGKEGMREVGELNIRKSHYAAGKLGELAGAALAFTAPFFNEFVLKLPEGASVSGINAKLLEQGYLGGYDLGRDYPELAGHMLVAVTEKRSKTEIDQFRGALEGCI is encoded by the coding sequence ATGAAGCACCGTTATCTGCCGATGACTGAACAAGACCGCAAGGAGATGATGGAAGCTGTCGGGATTCAGTCCGTGGAGGAGCTGTTCGCCGATATCCCGCAATCCGTCCGCTATCAGGGAACGATGCCGATGTCAGAGGCGCTGGATGAATACACCTTGCTGCGCCATATGAAAGAGTTGTCCGACAAAAACGCCAGCTTCGACACCCACGCCAGCTTCCTCGGCGCCGGGCTGTATGACCACCATATCCCCGTTGTCATTAATCATGTCATTTCCCGCTCGGAATTCTATACGGCATACACGCCTTATCAGCCGGAGATCAGCCAGGGCGAGCTGCAGGCGGTCTTTGAATTCCAGTCCTATATCTGTGAGCTGACCGGCATGAAGGTCGCCAATGCCAGTATGTACGATGGCGCGACCGCCTTCTCGGAGGCCGCTGTGCTTGCCGCCGGTGCGACAAAACGCAAAAAGCTGGTCGTCTCCCGGACCGTACATCCGGAAGCCCGCCAGGTGCTGCGCACCTCTGCAGGGGCTTGGGGCCTGGATGTTGTAGAAATAGACTACAAAGACGGAGTGACGGATGGGGCGAAACTCGCCGCCGCAATTGACGGCGACACAGCTGCCGTGCTCGTGCAGTCGCCGAACTTCTTCGGCGCGATAGAAGACCTGGGCGCCATTGAGCCGCTGATCCATGCCGTCAAAGGCCTGCTCGTGGTCAGCGCCAACCCGCTGGCTCTCGGCATCCTCGAATCGCCGGGCAAGCTTGGCGCCGACATCGTAGTCGGTGACGCGCAGCCGCTTGGCATTCCGGCTTCACTCGGCGGACCAACCTGCGGCTTCTTTGCCGTAGCCGAGCCGCTCATGCGCCGCATGCCGGGCCGGATTGTCGGCCAGACCGTTGACCGGAACGGCAAGCGCGGCTTCGTGCTGACGCTGCAGGCCCGCGAGCAGCATATCCGCCGCGAAAAAGCGACCTCCAACATCTGCTCCAACCAGGCGCTGCTTGCGCTGTGCGCTTCCGTCTATCTGTCCGTAATGGGCAAAGAGGGCATGCGCGAGGTTGGGGAGCTGAACATCCGCAAGAGCCATTACGCAGCCGGCAAGCTCGGGGAGCTGGCCGGTGCTGCCCTGGCGTTTACCGCACCGTTCTTCAATGAATTTGTCCTGAAGCTGCCGGAAGGCGCAAGCGTCAGCGGGATCAATGCCAAGCTGCTGGAGCAAGGCTACCTTGGCGGCTATGATCTGGGCCGGGATTATCCTGAGCTGGCCGGACATATGCTGGTTGCCGTGACCGAGAAACGAAGCAAAACGGAAATTGACCAATTTAGAGGCGCACTGGAGGGCTGTATATGA
- a CDS encoding flagellar motor protein has protein sequence MDITSIIGLLAGLAALVGGFFWEGGSLSGLLQLNAALIVFGGTLAAVMVSFPASRLRSVPAALRLAFGRHADTTEEQAEELISMAAVTRRSGVLALEKRAEEHPDPFTSEGLMLIVDGTDPEQVRQILELEMDAKELKYEGYAKIFEAAGGYAPTMGIIGTVMGLIRVLSNLTDPSNLGASIAVAFTATLYGVASANLIFLPIASKIKSRSQSELGSMEMLMVGILALQNGDHPQLVRKKLRSFLNRSAGERSTGNTRGLS, from the coding sequence ATGGATATCACTTCAATTATCGGCCTGCTGGCCGGTCTGGCTGCGCTGGTCGGCGGCTTTTTTTGGGAAGGCGGAAGCCTGTCCGGGCTGCTCCAGCTGAATGCAGCGCTTATTGTATTCGGAGGTACGCTTGCCGCCGTAATGGTCAGCTTCCCGGCCTCCAGACTGCGTTCCGTGCCTGCGGCGCTGCGGCTGGCTTTTGGCAGACATGCGGACACTACGGAAGAACAAGCCGAAGAGCTGATCTCCATGGCAGCCGTGACAAGACGCAGCGGTGTACTGGCTCTGGAGAAGCGAGCCGAAGAGCATCCCGACCCCTTTACCAGCGAGGGTCTTATGCTCATTGTTGACGGTACAGACCCCGAACAGGTCCGGCAGATTCTGGAGCTGGAGATGGACGCCAAGGAGCTGAAATACGAAGGCTATGCCAAAATTTTTGAAGCCGCAGGCGGTTATGCGCCCACCATGGGCATCATCGGCACGGTCATGGGGCTGATTCGCGTACTCAGCAATCTTACCGATCCCTCCAATTTGGGAGCATCGATCGCAGTTGCCTTTACGGCAACGCTGTATGGTGTAGCCAGTGCTAATCTAATATTTTTACCCATTGCCTCCAAAATCAAATCCCGCAGCCAAAGCGAGCTGGGTTCGATGGAGATGCTTATGGTAGGCATTCTTGCCCTGCAGAACGGGGACCATCCCCAGCTTGTGCGCAAAAAGCTTCGTTCATTCCTGAACAGGTCCGCCGGAGAACGCAGCACCGGCAATACACGAGGCCTGTCATGA